A single window of Nicotiana tomentosiformis chromosome 1, ASM39032v3, whole genome shotgun sequence DNA harbors:
- the LOC104109877 gene encoding pantoate--beta-alanine ligase-like, whose protein sequence is MAGKEPVIITDKEEMRKWTRTMRSKNHTIGFVPTMGYLHEGHLSLVQEAQKHTDLIVVSIYVNPGQFSPNEDLSTYPSDFQGDIQKLKSVANGVDVVFHPKNLYDYGNSEMGLIRSAERINEKENEGLKVVSCVEDKGMGHETWVRVENLEKGLCGKSRPVFLRGVATIVTKLFNIVEPDVAVFGKKDYQQWRIIQRMVRDLEFGIMVIGSEIVREHDGLAMSSRNVKLSPEDRKKALSISRALSKAKVEAEKGQVSCRDLINVAIQTIDEAGGRVDYAEIVEQESLEPVETIKRPVVFCVAAWFGKVRLVDNMEINI, encoded by the exons ATGGCAGGTAAAGAACCAGTTATCATCACTGACAAGGAAGAGATGAGAAAATGGACAAGAACCATGAGATCCAAAAACCATACAATTGGCTTTGTCCCCACAATGGGTTACCTCCACGAGGGCCATCTTTCTCTAGTGCAAGAAGCACAAAAACACACTGACCTTATAGTTGTGTCCATTTATGTAAATCCAGGTCAATTTTCACCCAATGAAGATCTTTCCACATACCCTTCTGATTTTCAAGGCGATATTCAGAAACTCAAGTCTGTTGCTAATGGTGTTGATGTTGTATTCCACCCCAAGAATTTGTATGACTATGGGAATTCTGAAATGGGACTAATTAGGTCAGCTGAGAGGATTAATGAAAAAGAGAATGAGGGTTTAAAGGTGGTATCTTGTGTTGAAGATAAAGGGATGGGGCATGAAACTTGGGTTAGAGTAGAAAATTTGGAAAAAGGGTTGTGTGGAAAGAGTAGACCTGTTTTTTTAAGAGGGGTTGCTACTATTGTCACCAAGTTGTTCAATATTGTTGAGCCTGATGTTGCTGTATTTGGCAAGAAGGATTATCAGCAGTGGAGGATTATTCAAAGAATG GTCCGAGATCTTGAATTTGGCATAATGGTGATTGGTTCTGAAATAGTAAGAGAGCATGATGGCTTAGCAATGAGTTCCCGTAATGTGAAACTCTCGCCTGAGGACAGAAAAAAG GCTTTGTCAATTAGCCGTGCATTGTCTAAAGCCAAAGTTGAAGCAGAAAAGGGCCAGGTAAGCTGCAGAGATCTGATAAATGTAGCCATTCAAACCATAGATGAAGCCGGTGGAAGGGTTGATTATGCTGAG ATTGTGGAGCAAGAAAGTTTAGAGCCGGTGGAAACAATCAAGAGGCCAGTTGTATTTTGTGTAGCAGCATGGTTTGGGAAGGTCAGGCTCGTTGACAACATGGAAATAAATATATGA